The Nomascus leucogenys isolate Asia chromosome 4, Asia_NLE_v1, whole genome shotgun sequence genome includes the window TGGCCGCGGGACAAGGGGAAATGCTTACACAGCACATTGCGCGGCGACGTAAACAAAGCTGACCCGCCGCGGACCTCGGCGCGGGCGGGGACGGCGCCCCCACCCCGGCcggcccgcgccccgcgccccgcgccctcTCCTGGCCCCCTCTCGGGTCTCCGGGCCGGCCCCGCCCTGACCGGCCGCGCGCGCTGTCGCCCGCAGATTTCTTCGCCAAGCGCAAGAGATCAGCGCCTGAGAAGTCGTCGGGCGATGTCCCCGCGCCGTGTCCCTCTCCAAGCGCCGCCCCTGGCGTGGGCTCGGTGGAGCAGACCCCGCGcaagaggctgcggtgagccaagtgAGTACAGCGCACCTGGGGGGCGCGGAGGGCCGACCCGCGGGGTCCCCGCCGGTTTTGCTGACCGCCCCTCTCCCCGCAGTTTAGAGCCCAAAGAGCCCCGAGGGAACCTGCCGGGGCAGCGGACGTTGGAAGGGCGCTGGGCCTCGGCTGGGACCGTTCATGTAGCAGCAACCGGCGGCGGCTGCCGCAGAGCAGCGTtcggttttgtttttaaattttgaaaactgtGCAATGTATTAATAACGTCTTTTTATATCTAAATGTATTCTGCACGAGAAGGTACACTGGTCCCAAGGTGTAAAGCTTTAAgagtcatttatataaaatgtttaatctcTGCTGAAACTCagtgcaaaaaaaagaaaaaagaaaaaaaaaaggaaaaaataaaaaaaccatgTATATTtgtacaaaaagtttttaaagttatactaacttatattttctatttatgtccAGGCGTGGACCGCTCTGCCACGCAATAGCTCGGTTATTGGTTATGCCAAAGGCACTATCCATCTCCCACATCTGGTTATTGACAAGTGTAACTTTATTTTCATCGCGGACTCTGGGGAAAGAGGTCACTCACAAGCTGTAGCTGCCATACATGCCCATCTAGCTTGCAGTCTCTTCGCGCTTTCGCTGTCTCTCTTATTATTACTGTGTTTATCTTAAACTTGAAGACAAATCTGTTAAAATGGTTCCTGAGCCGTCTGTACCACTGCCCCGGCCCCTCGTCCGCCGGGTTCTAAATAAAGAGGCCGAAAAATGCTGCAACTCCAGTCTGTTTGTGCTTGTGCCTGCCTCCAGCTCCCTTCTGCATCCCCCAAAAGCTGGAGAGCTGGAACACAGGAGAGAGCAGGCCAAAGTGGGCATCCCCAGTCCATCCAAATGGGGAAGCCTCTCTTCtggctgggcctggcccacacCCACCTGCTCCAGTCCCCTTATCTCAGGAGGGGTGGCCGGCCTGCACTGCACCCTGCATTTATCACCTCCCACCTGCGGGGCTGCAGAAAGACAAGCCTGGGCTTCATGTAGCCCCAGCAGGCAGGGAGCACAGCCCGTGACTTGCTGCCCAGACCCAGGCTTGTTTCAAGGAAACCACCCGCAACCCCTCTGCTGATGGGCTCAAGCCCCTGCTAGTTTGAGGATGcgctggggtggagggtggggagcagggctCCACCAAGATACACCCAGTCCCCCAGACTTCTTCAGGCCTTGCACCAGGGTCTCCTGTTTTGGTGGGCCAGGGTCTCCCTAGGTCTTGCCACAAGACACTCAAAGTGTTCAAGGTCTAATCACACCTGCAGTGGAGGAGGGGCAGCCTGGAAGCCTCTGAGCGGAGGCAGAAATGGGAGCACAAGGGGGAGGTGCCCTGGAACCAGGAGGGCATGGGGAGGGGTGGCTTCTGATAACCAGGCTTTGGTGGAAGAAGTCGAGGCTGAGTGCACCCACGCTGTCCGTCCTACTAGCCCCTAGTTTCAAAGCGCTCCCTCTTAGTAAAACAGacgtttatttttttttttaatagctgacCTGTAAACCTCTGAAAATTATGGCTTACAATGGAAAGGGTGATGTAAAATAGCAGAAACAGAATGGCTAGCAGTATTTTTGCTGGTGCCTTGGGCTAGGAGAAGAAAAGAACTGGTGGACCCTTACGGGGCCCTACGT containing:
- the CDKN1C gene encoding cyclin-dependent kinase inhibitor 1C isoform X2, whose amino-acid sequence is MERLVARGTFPVLVRTSACRSLFGPVDHEELSRELQARLAELNAEDQNRWDYDFQQDMPLRGPGRLQWTEVDSDSVPAFYRETVQISSPSARDQRLRSRRAMSPRRVPLQAPPLAWARWSRPRARGCGEPKPKEPRGNLPGQRTLEGRWASAGTVHVAATGGGCRRAAFGFVFKF